In one window of Posidoniimonas corsicana DNA:
- the ppk1 gene encoding polyphosphate kinase 1, with amino-acid sequence MSEPTILPEHFINRELSWLDFNARVLEEAQDETNPLLERAKFLAIFSSNLDEFFMVRVAGLREQAFSAGAPQDPPADGISPIVQLQRIAFRTRQLVDQQYACWNQSIYPALAAEGIRLHKEVDLESSQVKQLDKFFRQRVFPVLTPMAIDPAHPSPRFHNRGLYLAATLVRNQGIGPEKLFAVVQLPQVLPRFVPLDPGGGSDFVLLEDVVASRLPELFGGYDLNKCGAFRMTRDMDIDLLDEEGDDMLRAIETRLRARQRSEAVRLEASAAMDASLVNMLAAEEEIKRSRAEDPQEYDEVYSIDGPLDLTSMFELNSLLERPDLRDPPFTPRQIVQPNADMFARISKGDLLLHHPFDSFQPVVRFIEQAARDPNVLAIKQTLYRTSGDSPIISALIEAAEAGKHVTAVVELKARFDEAANISWARRMERAGVHVVFGFMDLKTHSKLALVVRHEGGKKVRQYAHLGTGNYNPTTARLYTDIGLFTADKAITEDVAALFNFLTGYSQRGEWQKLVAAPQDLHRRTIELINEQTQRAKASKKARIFGKFNSLVDRETITALYHASQAGVQVDLVIRGICCLKPGEPGVSDNIRVRSIVDRFLEHSRIMVFGEGSGAQIFCSSADWMPRNFTRRVEVMFPIEDPELQKRILEEIIPTYLRDNTRARELRADGGFVHVQPGKGEEPHRSQQELLALAGGLPLPVPQLDAAKPSRNGAAARREKKPESRKRPASKPSGGRSPSTKRRSKSE; translated from the coding sequence CGAGCAGGCATTCTCGGCCGGCGCGCCGCAGGACCCGCCGGCCGACGGCATCAGCCCGATCGTGCAGCTGCAGCGGATCGCCTTCCGCACGCGGCAGCTGGTCGACCAGCAGTACGCCTGCTGGAACCAGTCGATCTACCCCGCGCTGGCGGCCGAGGGGATCCGCCTGCACAAGGAGGTCGACCTCGAGTCGTCGCAGGTCAAGCAGCTCGACAAGTTCTTCCGCCAGCGGGTGTTCCCGGTGCTGACGCCCATGGCGATCGACCCGGCGCACCCCAGCCCCCGCTTCCACAACCGCGGGCTGTACCTGGCCGCGACGCTGGTCCGCAACCAGGGGATCGGCCCGGAGAAGCTGTTCGCGGTGGTGCAGCTGCCGCAGGTGCTGCCGCGGTTTGTCCCGCTCGACCCGGGCGGCGGGTCCGACTTTGTGCTGCTAGAGGACGTTGTCGCGTCGCGGCTGCCGGAGCTGTTCGGCGGCTACGACCTGAACAAGTGCGGCGCGTTCCGCATGACCCGCGACATGGACATCGACCTCCTCGACGAGGAGGGCGACGACATGCTCCGGGCGATCGAGACCCGCCTCCGCGCGCGGCAGCGCAGCGAGGCCGTGCGGCTCGAGGCGTCCGCCGCGATGGACGCGTCGCTGGTCAACATGCTGGCCGCCGAGGAGGAGATCAAACGCAGCCGCGCCGAGGACCCCCAGGAGTACGACGAGGTCTACTCCATCGACGGCCCGCTCGACCTGACCTCCATGTTCGAGCTCAACTCGCTGCTCGAGCGGCCCGACCTGCGCGACCCGCCGTTCACGCCCCGCCAGATCGTGCAGCCCAACGCGGACATGTTCGCCCGCATCAGCAAGGGCGACCTGCTGCTGCACCACCCGTTCGACTCGTTCCAGCCGGTGGTGCGGTTCATCGAGCAGGCCGCCCGCGACCCCAACGTGCTGGCCATCAAGCAGACGCTGTACCGCACCAGCGGCGACAGCCCCATCATCAGCGCGCTGATCGAGGCCGCCGAGGCCGGCAAGCACGTCACCGCGGTGGTCGAGCTCAAGGCCCGCTTCGACGAGGCCGCCAACATCTCGTGGGCCCGCCGCATGGAGCGGGCCGGCGTGCACGTGGTGTTCGGCTTCATGGACCTCAAGACCCACAGCAAGCTGGCGCTCGTGGTCCGCCACGAGGGCGGCAAGAAGGTCCGCCAGTACGCCCACCTGGGCACCGGCAACTACAACCCCACCACCGCCCGCCTGTACACCGACATCGGCCTGTTCACCGCCGACAAGGCGATCACCGAGGACGTGGCCGCGCTGTTCAACTTCCTCACCGGCTACTCGCAGCGGGGCGAGTGGCAGAAGCTGGTCGCCGCGCCGCAGGACCTGCACCGCCGCACCATCGAGCTGATCAACGAGCAGACCCAGCGCGCCAAGGCCAGCAAGAAGGCCCGCATCTTCGGCAAGTTCAACTCGCTGGTCGACCGCGAGACCATCACCGCGCTCTACCACGCCAGCCAGGCGGGCGTGCAGGTCGACCTGGTGATCCGCGGCATCTGCTGCCTCAAGCCCGGCGAGCCCGGCGTGTCGGACAACATCCGCGTGCGGAGCATCGTCGACCGCTTCCTGGAGCACAGCCGCATCATGGTGTTCGGCGAGGGGTCGGGCGCGCAGATCTTCTGCAGCAGCGCCGACTGGATGCCCCGCAACTTCACCCGCCGCGTCGAGGTGATGTTCCCCATCGAGGACCCCGAGCTGCAGAAACGCATCCTCGAGGAGATCATCCCCACCTACCTGCGCGACAACACCCGCGCCCGCGAGCTCCGCGCCGACGGCGGGTTCGTCCACGTGCAGCCGGGCAAGGGCGAGGAGCCGCACCGCAGCCAGCAGGAGCTGCTGGCGTTGGCCGGCGGCCTGCCGCTGCCGGTCCCGCAGCTCGACGCCGCAAAGCCCTCCCGCAACGGCGCCGCCGCACGGCGGGAGAAGAAGCCCGAGAGCCGCAAGCGGCCGGCCTCGAAGCCGTCCGGCGGCCGCTCGCCCTCGACCAAGCGCCGCTCGAAGTCCGAGTAG
- a CDS encoding cupin domain-containing protein: MPRLIQASARIEAAGEPPKVIDEFIGRVNSGTEALSIAKMISPQGWSEPGQTPEFDEYTVVLRGALHVESREATQIVSAGQAIITSAGEWVRYSTPDGETEYLAVCLPAFSPDTVHRDE, encoded by the coding sequence ATGCCCCGACTAATCCAAGCCTCGGCCCGCATCGAGGCCGCCGGCGAGCCGCCCAAGGTCATCGACGAGTTTATCGGCCGCGTCAACTCCGGCACGGAGGCGTTGAGCATCGCCAAGATGATCAGCCCGCAGGGCTGGAGCGAGCCCGGCCAGACGCCCGAGTTCGACGAGTACACGGTCGTGCTGCGCGGCGCGCTGCACGTGGAGAGCCGCGAAGCGACGCAGATCGTGTCGGCCGGCCAGGCGATCATCACCTCCGCCGGCGAGTGGGTCCGCTACAGCACCCCCGACGGAGAGACCGAGTACCTCGCGGTCTGCCTGCCGGCGTTCTCGCCCGACACCGTGCACCGCGATGAGTAA
- a CDS encoding M56 family metallopeptidase: MISSEALVRWLVDFHLASAALLAAALLTMRLLRQPAHRIAIAWATCGAVALAGLLYATPGWSSIPLVAAASSVQEQPVGVNPSGLPAEQAAQSAPLDLPQPAFGGGGDAATAELAEVPSTALPVLNTAELALLAAAVGAACVLVWLAAGSVGASRLVAAARPAREELAELVQGLWGGGAAPALLVHGRLDSPVALNLLRPTVLLPASLADEPADSLRPLLTHELTHLRNGDLWLLAATRCLMVLLWANPLFWLLRRRIRFDQERLADAAAAHEGDRFAYAEQLVAWARAASTPPRVAGAVGLWESRSQLQRRVAALLDTGAAVLSRCSARWRYASVAGCLAVGVGVSLLTMTPPSLAQDKPEEADPAVEDGAGLTYTGVVVDSESGEPIEGAEVLIRIRTSSQNPWPVLGETTHPSGKDGKYKFTIAPDRVKDKYLYIEVEATHPDYARKSPSGYALSMIRKNEELGEEPFFSRIELRPAEHVSGRLLRPDGAPAVGVRVLIYSKTNPLDFSDYGSFADTKTDDQGRFALNSALGGPAVLWFLPQDLAPETHLLEASNPDAWKTKEGDNQGYAVFVPNGGEENSEPEKPLRLTGGRTDLGEFTLTKGLKMRGRVVNIDGSPLPGVWVNASLRSGPAKKAIRMPVSDSIERSALTNEEGVFEMAPLPPGGYQIVPSERPEENPDRSREERPLPATFLVQQVELNEQTAAEPIELRATETVRVRTQNLDSKGEPTRGHGYSLVGFTTEDRQGFFAVHPDPDSDGATDIAVPKGLWHVELRFTTNEHHSLRVRQSPEAPLSGEREFKFERLTEDLGPIEVVKYKAPILLVKPVDQSGKLVKDTEVQIRYDNQELRSPEGSRFIRGGGAGDVGLEPQQDGRWRTSQLLPDEPFELTITAPGREPAKQRFELKEGETEEVDMSLKPAAKQAP, from the coding sequence CCCGTTAGTGGCCGCGGCTAGCAGCGTTCAGGAGCAGCCCGTCGGGGTAAACCCGAGCGGCTTGCCCGCCGAGCAGGCAGCACAATCAGCGCCGCTTGATCTGCCGCAGCCGGCATTCGGCGGGGGAGGTGACGCCGCAACCGCCGAGCTGGCAGAAGTCCCATCCACCGCCTTGCCAGTGTTGAACACCGCCGAGCTGGCCCTGTTGGCGGCGGCCGTCGGCGCCGCGTGCGTGCTGGTGTGGCTCGCGGCCGGCAGCGTCGGCGCCAGCCGGCTGGTCGCTGCCGCGCGGCCTGCTCGAGAGGAACTGGCCGAGCTGGTCCAGGGTCTGTGGGGCGGCGGCGCCGCGCCGGCACTGCTGGTGCATGGCCGGCTCGACTCGCCGGTCGCGCTCAACCTGCTGCGTCCCACGGTGCTGCTGCCGGCCTCGCTGGCGGACGAGCCCGCTGACAGCCTCCGCCCGCTGCTCACGCACGAGCTAACGCACCTGCGCAACGGCGACCTGTGGCTGCTGGCCGCGACCCGTTGCCTGATGGTGTTGCTGTGGGCGAACCCGTTGTTCTGGCTGCTGCGGCGGCGGATCCGGTTTGACCAGGAGCGGCTCGCCGACGCCGCCGCGGCGCACGAGGGCGACCGCTTCGCCTACGCCGAGCAATTGGTCGCCTGGGCCCGCGCCGCGTCGACCCCGCCCCGCGTGGCGGGCGCGGTTGGCCTGTGGGAAAGCCGTTCACAGCTGCAGCGAAGGGTCGCCGCACTGCTCGACACGGGCGCCGCGGTCCTCTCGCGCTGCAGCGCCCGCTGGCGGTACGCGAGCGTTGCCGGCTGCCTTGCAGTCGGGGTAGGGGTGTCGCTGCTGACGATGACGCCGCCGTCGCTCGCGCAGGACAAGCCCGAGGAGGCGGACCCCGCCGTCGAGGACGGCGCCGGCCTGACCTACACGGGCGTGGTGGTGGACAGCGAGTCTGGCGAGCCGATCGAGGGCGCCGAGGTGCTGATCCGGATCAGGACCTCTTCCCAGAACCCCTGGCCGGTATTAGGGGAAACCACGCACCCCTCGGGCAAGGACGGGAAGTACAAGTTCACCATCGCCCCGGATCGAGTCAAGGACAAGTACCTGTACATCGAGGTTGAGGCGACCCACCCCGACTACGCGCGGAAGAGCCCGTCGGGTTACGCGCTGAGCATGATCCGCAAGAACGAGGAGCTGGGTGAAGAGCCCTTCTTCAGCCGCATCGAGCTGCGCCCCGCCGAGCATGTGTCTGGCCGGCTGCTGCGTCCGGACGGCGCGCCGGCCGTAGGAGTGCGGGTGCTGATCTATTCCAAGACCAACCCGCTCGACTTCAGCGATTACGGCTCGTTTGCCGACACCAAGACCGACGATCAGGGCCGGTTCGCGCTGAACTCGGCGCTGGGTGGGCCGGCGGTGCTGTGGTTCCTCCCCCAGGATCTGGCGCCCGAGACACACCTGCTCGAGGCGTCGAACCCCGATGCGTGGAAGACGAAGGAGGGCGACAACCAGGGGTACGCGGTGTTCGTGCCGAACGGCGGTGAAGAAAACTCAGAACCCGAGAAGCCGCTTAGGCTCACCGGCGGCCGTACCGACCTGGGCGAGTTCACCCTTACCAAAGGCCTAAAGATGCGGGGCAGGGTGGTGAACATAGATGGCAGCCCCCTGCCGGGCGTGTGGGTGAACGCGAGCCTCCGCAGCGGCCCGGCCAAAAAGGCGATCCGCATGCCGGTGTCCGACTCCATCGAGCGATCGGCCCTCACCAATGAAGAGGGCGTCTTCGAAATGGCGCCGCTGCCCCCCGGCGGGTACCAGATCGTCCCGTCGGAGCGTCCGGAAGAGAACCCCGACCGGTCGCGGGAGGAGCGTCCGCTGCCGGCGACCTTCCTGGTGCAGCAGGTGGAGCTGAACGAGCAGACCGCCGCCGAACCGATCGAGCTGCGCGCCACGGAGACGGTGCGCGTCCGTACGCAGAACCTCGACAGCAAGGGCGAACCAACCCGTGGCCACGGCTACTCGTTGGTGGGCTTCACCACCGAAGACCGCCAGGGCTTCTTCGCCGTGCACCCCGACCCGGACTCCGACGGCGCGACCGACATCGCCGTGCCCAAGGGGCTGTGGCACGTCGAGCTTCGCTTCACCACCAACGAGCACCACTCTCTCCGGGTCCGGCAATCCCCCGAAGCGCCATTGAGCGGGGAGCGAGAGTTCAAGTTCGAGCGGCTGACCGAGGACCTGGGTCCGATCGAGGTAGTGAAGTACAAGGCGCCCATCCTGCTGGTCAAGCCGGTGGACCAGAGCGGCAAGCTGGTGAAGGATACCGAGGTGCAGATCCGGTACGACAACCAAGAGCTGCGGTCGCCGGAGGGGTCGCGTTTCATCCGCGGGGGCGGCGCAGGAGATGTTGGCTTGGAGCCGCAGCAGGACGGCCGTTGGCGGACCAGCCAGCTGCTGCCCGACGAGCCGTTCGAGCTGACGATCACAGCGCCCGGCCGCGAGCCGGCGAAGCAGCGGTTTGAGCTGAAGGAAGGCGAGACCGAAGAGGTCGACATGAGCCTCAAGCCCGCGGCTAAGCAGGCGCCGTAG